From the Natrarchaeobaculum aegyptiacum genome, one window contains:
- a CDS encoding DUF1059 domain-containing protein, translating to MPYRYECREGPCQFLVRSSSADEVERLVRAHVRMVHHGRIDPADLERWMERIEPVPAPETANN from the coding sequence ATGCCATACAGGTACGAGTGTCGCGAGGGTCCCTGTCAGTTCCTCGTCCGCTCGAGCAGCGCCGACGAGGTCGAGCGGCTGGTCCGGGCGCACGTTCGAATGGTGCATCACGGGCGGATCGACCCTGCCGATCTCGAGCGCTGGATGGAGCGAATCGAGCCGGTTCCGGCCCCGGAAACGGCGAACAACTAA
- a CDS encoding saccharopine dehydrogenase family protein, with protein MDSVLVYGSYGYTGRLVTREAVARGVRPIVAGRDDARVTQQATALGLEGRTFDLAVPDAIEPHLADVDCVLNCAGPFTATATPMVEACLETETDYLDVTGEFAVVERLRRRNRAARDAGVTVLPAVGYEVVPSDCLVTWLTERCPGADELTLGVRGSPLVSPGTARTLLDLCDEGVVRRNGRLVRVPPAFRSREIDFGDGPEYAITAPWPDVVTAAHGTDLETVEAYVAVPDVARPAVGLSGVAAWLAGREPVRRLLERAIDAAVDGPDERQLATDETVIWAEVRDSTTGHRVSGRVRTPNPYALTTESAVTAAERVLAGEVDAGFQTPATAFGADFVTDLTGIERRLEDDWRPPSLEESEKSRALEREGRRAVDASD; from the coding sequence ATGGACTCGGTCCTCGTCTACGGCTCGTACGGCTACACCGGCCGGCTGGTCACCCGCGAAGCCGTCGCACGGGGAGTCAGACCGATCGTCGCCGGTCGGGACGACGCTCGCGTGACACAGCAGGCAACCGCCCTCGGTCTCGAGGGACGGACGTTCGATCTCGCGGTCCCCGACGCCATCGAGCCCCACCTCGCCGACGTCGACTGCGTGTTGAACTGCGCCGGTCCGTTCACAGCGACGGCCACCCCGATGGTCGAGGCCTGCCTCGAGACCGAAACGGACTACCTCGACGTGACCGGCGAGTTTGCAGTCGTCGAACGGCTCCGCCGGCGGAACCGTGCCGCTCGCGACGCCGGCGTGACGGTCCTCCCGGCCGTCGGCTACGAGGTCGTTCCCTCGGACTGTCTGGTCACCTGGCTCACAGAGCGCTGTCCGGGCGCGGACGAACTCACCCTCGGCGTTCGCGGCTCGCCGCTCGTCTCCCCCGGGACCGCTCGAACGCTGCTCGACCTCTGTGACGAGGGCGTCGTCAGGCGGAACGGCCGACTGGTCCGGGTGCCGCCGGCGTTTCGCAGCCGCGAGATCGACTTCGGTGACGGCCCGGAGTACGCGATCACCGCGCCGTGGCCGGACGTGGTGACGGCCGCCCACGGCACCGACCTCGAGACGGTAGAAGCCTACGTCGCCGTTCCCGACGTGGCCAGACCGGCGGTCGGACTCTCCGGCGTGGCTGCCTGGCTCGCCGGCCGCGAGCCGGTTCGACGACTGCTCGAGCGGGCCATCGACGCCGCCGTGGACGGCCCCGACGAGCGGCAACTGGCGACCGACGAGACGGTGATCTGGGCCGAGGTTCGTGATTCGACGACCGGCCACCGGGTCAGCGGTCGCGTGCGCACGCCGAACCCGTACGCGCTGACGACCGAGAGCGCCGTCACCGCCGCAGAACGCGTCCTCGCAGGCGAGGTCGACGCCGGGTTCCAGACCCCGGCGACGGCCTTCGGGGCCGACTTCGTCACCGACCTCACTGGGATAGAGCGGCGACTCGAGGACGACTGGCGACCCCCGTCGCTCGAGGAAAGTGAGAAATCGAGAGCGCTCGAGCGCGAGGGGCGACGGGCGGTAGACGCCAGCGATTGA
- a CDS encoding DUF7344 domain-containing protein has translation MTTTSHTEFDGVQFALDVLEWLEGRDEPAASVDETFALLSSTRRRLCVQVMRTFDEQVTLPDVAEAVAEREAGESVTELSAERVAEVYLSLYHDHLPRLVDAGLLEYDQERDLVSPQAI, from the coding sequence ATGACGACCACATCACACACCGAGTTCGACGGCGTCCAGTTCGCTCTCGACGTCCTCGAGTGGCTCGAGGGTCGTGACGAGCCGGCAGCCTCGGTCGACGAAACGTTCGCACTGCTGTCGTCGACCCGTCGCCGTCTCTGCGTCCAGGTGATGCGTACGTTCGACGAACAGGTAACGCTCCCCGACGTCGCCGAAGCGGTCGCCGAGCGCGAGGCAGGAGAGTCCGTGACGGAGCTGTCTGCCGAACGCGTCGCGGAAGTCTACCTCTCGCTGTATCACGACCACCTGCCGCGGCTGGTCGACGCCGGCTTGCTCGAGTACGACCAGGAACGGGACCTCGTTTCGCCACAGGCGATCTGA
- a CDS encoding transcriptional regulator, whose amino-acid sequence MREADETTRQRLAAVLREEPATPSDLADRLEVSPHTAVDHVEHVARSLDGTDEQLLVAPPRCRDCGFDEYDEPANLPSRCPACKSESIAEPTFTIE is encoded by the coding sequence ATGCGCGAGGCAGACGAGACGACCCGGCAGCGACTCGCGGCCGTGCTGCGCGAGGAGCCAGCGACCCCGAGCGACCTCGCCGATCGACTCGAGGTTTCCCCGCACACGGCCGTCGACCACGTCGAGCACGTCGCCCGGTCGCTCGATGGAACCGACGAGCAGTTGCTCGTCGCCCCGCCGAGGTGCCGGGACTGTGGCTTCGACGAGTACGACGAGCCTGCGAACCTCCCCTCGCGGTGTCCGGCCTGCAAGAGCGAGTCGATCGCCGAGCCGACGTTCACGATCGAGTGA